In Streptomyces pluripotens, the genomic window AGGTCCAGCAGAGCGAGCGGCCCCATCGGCAGGCCGCAGCCGAGCCGCATCGCCGCGTCGATGTCCTCCCGGGAGGCGTACTTGGCCTCGTACATCGCGGCCGCCTGGTTGAGGTAGCCGAAGAGCAGCCCATCGGCGACGAAACCGGGGCGGTCGCCGACCGCGACCGGCTCCTTGCCCAACTCGACCGCGAGATCGGTGACCGCTGCCACGGCCTGCGGCGCGGTCAGCACCGAGGAAACGACCTCGACCAGCTTCATCGCCGGCGCCGGGTTGAAGAAGTGCAGGCCGAGCACCCGCTCGGGGTGCGCGGAATCGGCAGCCAGCCGAGTCACCGACAGGGCGTTGGTGCCGGTCGCGAGGATCGTTCCGGGACGGACGATACCGTCCAGCTCACGGAAGATCTGCTGCTTGATCTCGTACGACTCCGGGGCCACCTCGATGACGAGATCGGCCTCGGCCGCCGCGTGCAGGTCGGTGGAGATGCGGACCCGGGCCAGTGCCTCGGAGCGCTCCGGGTCGGTCAGCTTGCCCCGTGCCACGGCACGGGCGGTGGAGGCCTCCAGCGCAGCGAGTGACTTCGTGGCCTGGGCCTCGCTGACGTCGATACCGATCACCTCGCGGCCGGCCTTCACAAGGACTTCGGTGATGCCGGTGCCCATCGTGCCGAGGCCGACGACGGCGACCGTCTTGAGCGGGGACAGAGGGGTGTCGGACAGGGGAGTGGCCATCGCGGGACTCCAGGGATGAGGGTGACGACGAGGAATGCCCCGGGTGCGCCCGGTGGCGCACCACGGTGCGGAAAGGAGTGCGGGTGTTGCCGGGCTGCAATCGCACACGCCCGGTGCCGCCGGCGCCACGGGCGTGCTCACGCCCGCGCGGAGGCGGATTCCGACCGGCTCTGTCCCGAAGCCGGGCCGTACCGCGGTACACACGGTGTACCGAACCGAACAGTTCCCCAACCGCCCTCTACAGGCGTGGGGTGATACCTCCAGCGGCGGCCGCGTCACCAAACCGTCGCCAGCGGAAGCGCGAGGGTTACTCGCTCGAATGAGCTTAACTCGCGGGTAACGAGCGCGCTAGATGTCGGCCCCGACTCGACTTTGTGATGTAGCTCCCTCATGCGCCGGGAACCCGCTTACGCTGATGGTCGTGGACGAAGAGTTGCGATCGCTCACGGACCGCTTACGGCAGGAGTCGCGCGGCCCGGCGGAATTCGACCGCCTGTCGGCGACCGAGGACCATGATGAACTGGCGGTGCTGCTCACCGCGCCCGGGCAGCCGCTGTGGGCCAGGGAACTGGCCGCCTTCCGCCTCGGTCTCGCGGGCGACCGGCGCGCCTTCGAGTCGCTGGTGCTGCTGCTCAACCACCGGGACCCCCCGCGCTGCGCCTCCGCCGCCCATGCCCTGGCCCGACTGGGCGACCCGCGTACGGCCCGGGCAGCCGCCGCCCTCGCCACCAATGAACTGCGCGTCGCCTACGCCCTGCACCCGGTACGGCTCCTGGTCGCCCTGCGCGCCCCGGAGTCAGTTCCCGCGCTGATCACCACGCTGGAGCGCCGACTGCGCCCGCACGACCCCTACCGGAGGGTCGCCCTTGCCTGCGTGGAGGGCCTGGGCGCGCTCGGCGACCCGCGTGCCCGACGGGTGCTGAACGAGGCCCTGGCGCACCCGGTGCTCGCGGAAGCGGCGGTGCACGCGCTGGCGCGGATACCGCCGCGGTAGACGGCCAGGTGATGCGCGGTCAGCCGCTCAGGCCCTGGACGTACCGGACTTCGAACACCGCAACGCCGCCCGCCTCGGCGGGTTCCGCGGTGCCGTGCGGCCGGGAAGCGGCCCGTTCACAGACCCCGGCGGGCGGGCGTGGTGCCTCTCCGCGGCCATCGGGCGCATGCGCGTGGGCCGGTCGCTCATGCCGGCCCCCGGGGAACGCCGGACGCGTCGCGCCCGCGGATTTCACCGCCGGCCGGGGGCGCCTACCGGCGGAAGCCCAGCAGCCGGTGCAGCACCGAGCCCCGGGACGAGGCCGACGCTGCCTTCGTCGTCAACGGTTCCGGATCGGGTGACTTCCCGCAGACCGCGTCGGCCACGCCTGCGCCGTGCGGCGCCTCGCCGCTGGCCAGATATGCGGAAAGGTACCCGTCCAAGCAGTCGTTGCCACTCAACGTGATGCCGTGGTTGCCGCCGCCCTCCTCGACCACGAGGCTGGAGCGGGCCAGCAGACGGTGGACCGTCACACCGCCCTGGTAGGGGGTGGCCGCGTCGTCGGTCGCCTGGAAGAGCAGCGCCGGCGGCAGCTTGGCGTTGGCGACGTTCACCGGCTCCAGTGCGTCGGTCGGCCAGAACGCGCAGGGCGCGTTATACCAGGCGTTGTTCCAGGCCATGAAAGGCGCCTTCTCGTACACCTGCCAGGTGTCCGCGCGCCACCGGTTCCAGCCCCGTGGCCAGGCGGCGTCACGGCACAGCACGGACGCGTAGATGCTGTAGCCGTTGCTGCCCTGTGCGTCCACGGCGGCGAAGTCCTCGTAGGCCTTGACGAGAGGAACGGTGTCCTTGCGGTGGACGTAGGCTGCGAACGCCTCGGCGAGGTAGGGCCAGTAGCCGTTGTAGTAACCGCCGGGGACGAAGGTGTCCTCCAACTCGGCGGCGCCGACCTCGCCCGCGGCCGGTTCCCGCGCCAGGGCCGCCCGCATCGCGTACCACTCGGCCTCGATCTTGGCGGGGTCCTTGCCGAGCCCGTACACGGTGTCGTGCGTGGCGATCCATGCGATCAGGGCACGGTGGCGGTCGTTGAAGGCGTAGTCCTGGCCGATGTTGTCCTGGTACCACACCCCGGTCGGGTCCACGATCGAGTCCAGCACCAGCCGGCGGACCCGCTCGGGGTACAGCTTCGCGTAGACCGCACCGAGGTAGGTGCCGTAGGAATAGCCGAAGTAGCTGATCTTCCGGGCGCCGAGGGCGTCCCGGATGGCGTCCATGTCCCGGGCGGCGCTGACGGTGTCGAGGTACGGCAGCAGGTCGGAGTACGTGCGGCGGCACGCGGCGGCGAAGGACCGCGCCCGCCGCA contains:
- a CDS encoding alpha/beta hydrolase — its product is MGTRAAVLCAVAVMTAGSLTAAPAQATPRASAPAPVWKTCGTSAYPTLQCTSLEVPLDHADPSGRKITLALSRIPHTAPVFQGPLLVNPGGPGGSGLALAGFVASALPERVAAQYDVIGFDPRGVGRSTPALDCSPGHFRPVRPDTVPTTPALEQANLRRARSFAAACRRTYSDLLPYLDTVSAARDMDAIRDALGARKISYFGYSYGTYLGAVYAKLYPERVRRLVLDSIVDPTGVWYQDNIGQDYAFNDRHRALIAWIATHDTVYGLGKDPAKIEAEWYAMRAALAREPAAGEVGAAELEDTFVPGGYYNGYWPYLAEAFAAYVHRKDTVPLVKAYEDFAAVDAQGSNGYSIYASVLCRDAAWPRGWNRWRADTWQVYEKAPFMAWNNAWYNAPCAFWPTDALEPVNVANAKLPPALLFQATDDAATPYQGGVTVHRLLARSSLVVEEGGGNHGITLSGNDCLDGYLSAYLASGEAPHGAGVADAVCGKSPDPEPLTTKAASASSRGSVLHRLLGFRR
- a CDS encoding adenylosuccinate lyase — protein: MDEELRSLTDRLRQESRGPAEFDRLSATEDHDELAVLLTAPGQPLWARELAAFRLGLAGDRRAFESLVLLLNHRDPPRCASAAHALARLGDPRTARAAAALATNELRVAYALHPVRLLVALRAPESVPALITTLERRLRPHDPYRRVALACVEGLGALGDPRARRVLNEALAHPVLAEAAVHALARIPPR